Below is a window of Stygiolobus azoricus DNA.
CAGAATTTCCTTCGAAAAATCCGTAAGGGGTCTCTGAACTCTTGATAAGAGATATGCTAACTCAAGGTCTTTCCATAAATTATAATCTATCCATGCACCATTATCTGTGCCGAAAAGTAGCTTTACATCTTTTTCTATTGCATCAGCTATTCTAGGTATACCAGCCGAGAACCATAGGTTGCTTCTAGGACAAACTACTAAGGGAATATTCGAAATCAATTCGAAGTCAGGCTCATTTAAATTAGTCCCGTGAATCAGGAGAGTTGGCTTATAATAACTTAGTAAGTACTCGAGGTCATCCCTTAAGTAATGTCTCTTAGTCTCGGAAACATGAGCAGCTCTAATCTTATCTGAAAACACAGTGCTAATTTTAGCTAATTCATCTTTACTATTACTACTCACAGAAGGTAACCCGTAGCCATGAGATATACTGTGTAGTTTAATTAATTCTTCCTCTGAAAAAACGTCAAGTCTTCCTAGAAGTATGTGGTTAACTTCCCCTACAATTTTGTCCGCTTCTAGAGCTATTTTTATTCCTTCAATGCTCTCCTCCCTAAAATCTACTATTGTAAATATTCCTAGACTCTTGGAATATTTCAAAAATTGCGCAATTCTCTCGACTATTTTATTTCGATACTTCTTAAAATACTCATATTTTACACTTTTTGGATCGCCTACAAGTTCCTTCAGGCTTTTTGTTATTTCTACTTCGGGAAATGCAAAATCCGCTGTATGCGCGTGGGCGTTAACTAGAGGAGGAATAGCAACATAACCTCTTAAGTCCTTTCCCTTATAGTCGTAGCCCTTCCCTATATGAGTTATTCTTCCAGTATTTTCGTCAAACTCTATGTTTATTTTCTCAACATAATCTAGTTCTTCTCCGAGCAAAGCTCCTCCGAGGTTTATCCTATTATTTTCCATTTTTCTTCCCTGAATTTTCTAATCTCGTCCAATGCCTCAGTAGCGTTTCTTAAAGCATCTCTAGCTTTTGAACCGATACCTATCCCTACTTTAACATCATTTAACTCCTTAACTACCTTTATGTGTGCTTCAACAGTGTCCTCGGAGCAGAATAGTCCCAAGTTATCACCTCCGAAATATTGGTCTATGCAACCTAGCCTCTTTCCTACCGCTTTTATGTAATCCATCAAAAAATCTATTTTTTCCATCGATTGTTGTATATTAAGTTTAGTAATTCCATCAATGTCGTAATGTGCAACGAGTATTCTTTCATCAGGTACCTTGTCTAAATTGATTTCTTCACAAGAAAACACTGAAAGGATAGGCTTTTGGTGATAACCTTTACATAGTTTAATAGAAGTCGGAGAATGAGTATCTATTTCTTCTATTACTTTTACTAAATCTTTTTCCCTTACTCCATCGGCTAATATAACGTGGATATCATAACGAAATGGGATAACGTAACTTCCAATTTCGGCTAATTTGTTGTAGAGTAAGTAAGAAAAGTAGTGTTGGAAAGCTTGAATTTTCCATTCTCTGTCGACTCCTAAACTTTCAGTCCACTGTTTATAACCCTCCATTATGAGCTTTACTGTTTTCACTCAATTACCACCGTCGCATCTCCACTTAGCTGTAACTCCTTCAATTTTCTTGCCCTTTTAACTAGCTTTATTGCAGACTCCACAGCCCTAGTTGAGTACTCCTCAATTCTTTCTACAGCTTGTTCATGTGTGGCTCCGTGTCCAATAATTCCTAACGTTACAGGTTTGCCGTATTCTACAGAAAGATCCATTAATTTTCTGGCAGTCTGTGTTGCTACTATTTCGTCATGCTTGGTTTCTCCTTTAATTACAGCACCTAAAGTTACTACTGCATCTATTTCGTCTCTCTTTAGTAATTCCTTGACTATCATGGGCATGTCGTAACTCCCGGGGACTTTCACTACTACTTTAACTGTAGCTCCCAAGAAGTTGGCGTGGGATATTGCTCTTTGTAGCATTAAGTATGTGATATCGTAGTTAAATTCAGCTACGACTATAGCTAAATTAATCTTCGAGTTCTCCTGCATGTGTATACCCCTGCCTGAGACCTTTACCAGCATACTTAGTTAAAGCTGATCCTCCTTCTTTGACTAACTTAACAAGGTTTAGAGCGTGTTTTGATGCTCTGTCTTTCGCGATCTCAACGAGTTTTTCCTCATCTTCAGATTCATCTTCATGAACAGTTACGTCAATTACATGTTTAGAAGTTAATATCTGAACCATGATCAGTCCAATACTTGTAGCCAGATAACTGTACTTATCTAACATAGTCTTTCCAACCCACCCTAAAGTAATAACCCCGTCACATCCTTGATCTAATAACTTCTTTGCACCGACAGGTAGGTCTTTTATACCGGGGACTGTATACCTTACAATCTCAGCGTCTGGGTCCTCTTTCCTTATCACGCTTATGGCTATTTTTCCCATGTCTACTCTAGAAAAGGTTGTATCTACAACTCCGTATTTACGTGAGGTCATTTAATCACCTCTAACACAATTTCCTTACCCTCTATGAAAAGGAACCCGTTATTCTTAGCATAGAGTATAGCTTTCTCTTTAGAGAGACTCTTACCATCTCCCAGCATTTCAGCTATAACACCACTTCTTTCTAATCCTATATACTCTAGTAAAGATGTACTCAACTCCGTATGACCCTTTCTGTTCTTTAATCCTCTTGAAATTAAAATTGGGACATGACCAGGTGCATAAAACTCTGTGTAGAATTTATTCCTAGCCTCATCCTCCCTTGTCTTTATCATGCTAATTGTCTTATGTAACTCGGATATTGTTTTAGCTCGGTCCTCATCGTTTATTCCGGTTCTGGTAGAGATGTGGTTAACCCACAATGCGAAGGCTGGTTCGTCTCCGTAAGGAGGTTTCTTATACAATGGAGGGTACTTCTCTTTCACTATTTCTGTCATAAAAGTTATGCCTAACTTTTTAGCCTCATTATTACCGGTTACGTAGCAGATAAGTCCTCCTGCATCTTTTCTTAATAAGTTTATACTTTTCCATGTCACCGTACCTGCATAAAACATCATGTCAACTTCTTCTTCTCTTCCGTCAAAGTCATAAATTAAAATCGGTAGTCCAGATTCTAAGTTTCTCTTGATTTCTTCCTTAGGGGGTAACATTGCAAGATAACATATTTTTATAAATATTTAAGCGTATTTACTAATTTCTTTTTTTTAATCTTAGAGTTACAAATACGATTATTGCTAGAATAGAAATAATTAAGAATAAGACTGTAGTTGATTGGACAAAAGGATGGTTGTTATTTAAAGTTATTGAAGAAGAAAATGTTGAGAAAATAGTTTCTGACAAGTTATATACTTCTTGTATTAACGATACTACTATAGTAGCATTTTGAGAAGAATCATACAAATTTATTGTAAAATATGAGTTGTTATAAAAATACATCAGCAAATAGCTGGATGGAATGATAATTTCTGTATAGTTGATTGTTTGAGAAACTATATAATGTAGGGTGCTAGGTAACCTCAGTTTTAAGACCGAGGTATTATCCGTTACATTAAACGTTAACTGAAATCCGTTAAAATTATACGTTATGTTTAACTGGGAGTTAACGTAATACTGAATAACGCTTATCTTTATTTCTAACGATGGTAGGGAAATTGTAGAGGTGGTGGAACTCTGCACCTCCGAAAAGATCGTTATTTTATTCATTGACAATAGGATTAATGTAATAAACATTGCACTAATTACTAAACGTTGTGTAAGAGACATGTTACAACAGATATTTATTACCCCACATTAATAGAGTATGATTAAGTATGTCCGGTTATCCTCAAGGATATCCCAATCCCTACAATTGGAAGATGATACTGATATCGCAAGTGCTAATGATTTTAATGTCTTTTGTTCTATCTCTTTATCCTCAATACTTCTTGCCTGTTTATATCCTTTATATTCTCGTGATAATGGGGATATCCAGTGTTATGATGGCTAGAAGTAACCCTATGCTGGCGGAGAGGAAATATATGGGTGAGATATACAAGTCAAATACATTGTTTGAAGAGAAAAATGCTGGAAGTCTTATACAGAAGGATATGGAGTATGTTCAGAAAATGCAACAACTTGCTGTAGCTAACTTTAAGTCGTTCGGTATAATGATTTTGTATATAATAATAATATTTCTATTTTATGACTATGTATTATTAAAAATTGTAGGCAGCGTAACACAATACGAGAAATTAGCAATTTACTTGATCTACTTTGAAGCTCTATATCTTTTCAACATGTTCGTCTATCGTAGACTGATAAAAATCCAGATGATGGACGCTATGGCTCCCTCAAGTTATAAAGTAACAGAGAAAGGAATATTATCCACAGATAAAAGCGGTGTATTCTTACATTCGAGGCATTTGGTCAACGCTGAAATAATAGAGAACAGGGAGAAGAAATATGTAGAGATAGATTCTAAAACTTCAAAGCTTCCATACAAAATAAGACTCTACACAAATGATATAGATAGGCTCTTGGAGGTTCTTAATAGAGTTAAAAGGATGGAGTTAAAGAGACAACAGTCTTCCGATTCGTGAAAAGTATAAGTGAGAATACAATCCTATAGTGTTTTCGTATAATGCACCATCTTTTTCCTCCCATATACCTTTTCCGATCTTATTTCTGAATGCAAACTGAACATCAGATCCTACTTGAATTGGCTTAGAGACGTGAAACTCATGCCCTTTGATTGTGGAAGATGATAGATAAGTAATCCTAATCGGCTCTAACTCCGTATAACCTATAGTCAGCTTATCCTTAGTCTTTATCGAAATATCGAATATGTCAACCATACGATAAGATCTTCCTTGAGTATCGATCAACTCTTTAGAGAGATACATGAGTCCTCCGCATTCACCTAGTATTTTAACACCTCGCTCAGAGTTTCTCTTGATCCATTCTTTTGTCAAAGTAGAATTCTCTAACTCTTCTAGGTGTAACTCGGGATAACCGCCTCCGATGTATATAAAGTCTGGAGTTTCTGTAGGTCTGTCGTTATTTAAAGGGCTAAAGAACTCGAGCTTATATTTTTTTCTTAAGAAGTCTAGGTTAGCTTCATAGTAAAAGTTGAATGCGGAATCCAGTGCGATATAGGCGATTCCCTCTTGTTTAGATTGATCCTCGCTGGTCACTTCATTATCTATCGGCTTTGTATCTTTTGAAATTTCCACCAGTCTATCTAAATCTACGTTTTCTTCTACAAGTCTGGAGGTGTAACTGATCACTTCTTCAGCTTTGTTGAAGTCTTCAGTTGTGTATAGACCTAAATGCCTTGATGGAACTGTAAGTTGTTTATCGAAGTTTATGTAGCCGAGAACCTCGATGTCTTCTGGAACTGATCTTTTACAATAGTTAAAGTGAGTAGATGAACCTACTTGGTTAAATATTACTCCTTTTACATTAGCGTTTCCATACTCTTTCAGTCCTTTTATTATAGCACCTGCCGTGCTAGCTAGACTACTACAATTTATTACCAGAACTATCGGCGTGTGGGTTATTTTGGACAGCTCGTAAGTGCTGTATCTAATATCAACTCCATCATATAGACCCATCACTCCTTCAATTATACCAAGATGGTAACCCTTGCTGTATTTTGCTAGTGTCTGCTTTACTCCATCCTCTCCCATGAGCCAAATGTCTAGATTGATTGCTGGAGAACCGGTAGCTATCTTTAAGTACTTAGAGTCTATGAAATCTGGTCCAGCCTTAAAAGTCCTCACTTTAAACTTTTTGGATAGTGCTCTGGCTATCCCAGAAGTTATTAGCGTCTTACCTGAGTTACTTCTGTCTGAAGAAATGATTATACGGGGTAGGATCACGCAAAAAATAAGAGCTAAATAACTTAATTTATTTTATGCATGTATATTACGATGATGCGCGAGACATAAAGGCTATTATACAAACCCTCACTAAGTTGGTTGATGAAGCTCTTTTCGAAATAAAACCAGAAGGTATAAAATTAACTGCTGTAGACAGGGCAAAAATATCTTT
It encodes the following:
- a CDS encoding amidohydrolase family protein, whose product is MENNRINLGGALLGEELDYVEKINIEFDENTGRITHIGKGYDYKGKDLRGYVAIPPLVNAHAHTADFAFPEVEITKSLKELVGDPKSVKYEYFKKYRNKIVERIAQFLKYSKSLGIFTIVDFREESIEGIKIALEADKIVGEVNHILLGRLDVFSEEELIKLHSISHGYGLPSVSSNSKDELAKISTVFSDKIRAAHVSETKRHYLRDDLEYLLSYYKPTLLIHGTNLNEPDFELISNIPLVVCPRSNLWFSAGIPRIADAIEKDVKLLFGTDNGAWIDYNLWKDLELAYLLSRVQRPLTDFSKEILKGATTTAYKIFNLNYGIEEGKTFLLVLLKKDELSWAHNIYSAVVKRGSNLVSHSLGATQNLK
- a CDS encoding GTP cyclohydrolase IIa, which produces MKTVKLIMEGYKQWTESLGVDREWKIQAFQHYFSYLLYNKLAEIGSYVIPFRYDIHVILADGVREKDLVKVIEEIDTHSPTSIKLCKGYHQKPILSVFSCEEINLDKVPDERILVAHYDIDGITKLNIQQSMEKIDFLMDYIKAVGKRLGCIDQYFGGDNLGLFCSEDTVEAHIKVVKELNDVKVGIGIGSKARDALRNATEALDEIRKFREEKWKIIG
- the ribH gene encoding 6,7-dimethyl-8-ribityllumazine synthase; amino-acid sequence: MQENSKINLAIVVAEFNYDITYLMLQRAISHANFLGATVKVVVKVPGSYDMPMIVKELLKRDEIDAVVTLGAVIKGETKHDEIVATQTARKLMDLSVEYGKPVTLGIIGHGATHEQAVERIEEYSTRAVESAIKLVKRARKLKELQLSGDATVVIE
- the ribC gene encoding riboflavin synthase; this translates as MTSRKYGVVDTTFSRVDMGKIAISVIRKEDPDAEIVRYTVPGIKDLPVGAKKLLDQGCDGVITLGWVGKTMLDKYSYLATSIGLIMVQILTSKHVIDVTVHEDESEDEEKLVEIAKDRASKHALNLVKLVKEGGSALTKYAGKGLRQGYTHAGELED
- a CDS encoding 3,4-dihydroxy-2-butanone-4-phosphate synthase; its protein translation is MLPPKEEIKRNLESGLPILIYDFDGREEEVDMMFYAGTVTWKSINLLRKDAGGLICYVTGNNEAKKLGITFMTEIVKEKYPPLYKKPPYGDEPAFALWVNHISTRTGINDEDRAKTISELHKTISMIKTREDEARNKFYTEFYAPGHVPILISRGLKNRKGHTELSTSLLEYIGLERSGVIAEMLGDGKSLSKEKAILYAKNNGFLFIEGKEIVLEVIK
- a CDS encoding DUF2208 domain-containing protein encodes the protein MSGYPQGYPNPYNWKMILISQVLMILMSFVLSLYPQYFLPVYILYILVIMGISSVMMARSNPMLAERKYMGEIYKSNTLFEEKNAGSLIQKDMEYVQKMQQLAVANFKSFGIMILYIIIIFLFYDYVLLKIVGSVTQYEKLAIYLIYFEALYLFNMFVYRRLIKIQMMDAMAPSSYKVTEKGILSTDKSGVFLHSRHLVNAEIIENREKKYVEIDSKTSKLPYKIRLYTNDIDRLLEVLNRVKRMELKRQQSSDS
- a CDS encoding cobyrinate a,c-diamide synthase — protein: MILPRIIISSDRSNSGKTLITSGIARALSKKFKVRTFKAGPDFIDSKYLKIATGSPAINLDIWLMGEDGVKQTLAKYSKGYHLGIIEGVMGLYDGVDIRYSTYELSKITHTPIVLVINCSSLASTAGAIIKGLKEYGNANVKGVIFNQVGSSTHFNYCKRSVPEDIEVLGYINFDKQLTVPSRHLGLYTTEDFNKAEEVISYTSRLVEENVDLDRLVEISKDTKPIDNEVTSEDQSKQEGIAYIALDSAFNFYYEANLDFLRKKYKLEFFSPLNNDRPTETPDFIYIGGGYPELHLEELENSTLTKEWIKRNSERGVKILGECGGLMYLSKELIDTQGRSYRMVDIFDISIKTKDKLTIGYTELEPIRITYLSSSTIKGHEFHVSKPIQVGSDVQFAFRNKIGKGIWEEKDGALYENTIGLYSHLYFSRIGRLLSL